The genomic stretch CCTGCCGAACGACGCCAACGCGTGCACCAACGACACGTGCGTGGCGGGCACGCCCACCTACACCAACGCCACCAACGGCATCGCGTGCGGCATGAGCGGCATGTGCCTGAACGGCGGCTGCGTGGGCTGCGTGGCGGACGCGAACTGCGGCACCAGCAACTTCTGCGTGACCTACACGTGCGCCAGCAACTCGTGCCAGGTGGCCTACACCGCGAACGGCACACCGCTGCCGGGGCAGACGGCCGGCAACTGCCAGCGCCTCGAGTGCGACGGCGCGGGGGCCACCGTGTCGCGGGCCTTCAACAGCGACCTGCCGGTGGACGGCAACGCGTGCACCGCCGACGTGTGCACGGCCGGCGCACCCAGCAACCCGCCGGCGGCCCTGAACACCGCGTGCGGGACGGGTGACTTCTGCAACGGCGCCGGCAGCTGCGTGGACTGCAACAGCGCCACGCAGTGCGGCACCGCCACGTTCTGCCAGAGCTTCACGTGCAACAGCAACACCTGCGGCACCGTGAACGTGGCGTCTGGAACGGACCTGCCGCCGGGTGACCAGACCGCGGGCAACTGCCGCCTGCTGGAGTGCAACGGCGCGGGCGGCACCATGAACACCATCGCCAACACCGACGTGCCGAACGACAACAACGCGTGCACCACGGACACGTGCTCGGCGGGGACGCCCACGTTCACCAACGTGGCCATCAACACCGCGTGCGGGACCGGCGACTTCTGCAACGGCTCCGGCAGCTGTGTGGACTGCACCATGGCAAGCCAGTGTGGAACCACCACCTTCTGTCAGACGTTCACGTGCAACAGCAACACGTGCGGCGTGTCCAACATGGCCAACGGCACCGCGCTGCCCGCGGGGATGCAGGTGACGGGCAACTGCCGTGAGCTGCGCTGCAACGGTGTGGGTGGCACCACCAACGCGGTGCTGGACAGCGACGTGTTCGTCGACGGCAACTCGTGCACCAACGACATCTGTACGTCCGGCACCCCCAGCAACCCGAACAGCGCCATCAACACCGCGTGCGGCAGCGGCGACTTCTGCAACGGCTCGGGCACGTGCGTGGACTGTACGACGGCAACCCAGTGCCCGAACGGAAACCAGTGCCAGAGCCGAACGTGCACGGGGAACAGCTGCGGGCTGAACAACTTGGTCGGCGGGTCGCCCTGCAACGACGGGTCCTTCTGCACGCTCACGGACACCTGCAACGGCTCGGGCATGTGCGGTGGCACGGGAGGCCCGTGCAACTCGCAGTGTCAGACTTGCAACGACACGTCGGACGTGTGTGTCGACCGCTCGAACGGGTTCACGTGCACGGACAACGCGTTCTGCACGTCGGGCGACAGCTGCCAGGGCGGCGCGTGTTCGCCTGGCGGCGGGAGCCCGTGCGACTCGCAGTGCGAGACGTGCAACGAATCCGGCGACTCGTGTCCCAATATCTCGGCGGGTACCGCCTGCACCACGCCTGCGAGCGGGCGCAACAACGTGTGCCACGTGGCGCAATGTGACGGTGGCGGCACCTGCGGCTACCGCGTGAACCGCTTCCCGGGCGGGTCCATGACGGCGGGCAGTTCGCCCGCCTCCTACCCCACGCCCACCACCACGACCTTCAGCACATGCCTGGGCTGCCACGGCACGGGCTCGACCTATGGGGCGTTCAGCTTCGACGAGGCGTGGTCCGAGGACAGCGACGACACGGTATTCGACTACTACTGCCCGAACTGGAACTCCAATCCGAACGCCAGCTACTACGGCGCTCGGCGTGGAGGCTGCCTACTGCGCCTCGTGGACCTCGGCACCATGCCGCAGGGCTCGCCGGGGACCTGGATCTACCAGGACGAGTACCTGCAGTGGTACTGCAGCAGCAGCGGCCCGGGCGGTGGCCTCTTCGGGTTCTGACGGCGGACGGCTAGGGCGCCATGTGCGCGGCGCCCTCGGCCGCGCGCTCGGCTTCCGTCTCGGTCTCGGCCCCACGGTGCTGATGGCTGGGCATGGGCGGCGGCGGCAGCGTGATGGCACGCAGCACCTCGAGGGGCTGCATCTGCACCTGGTGCCGCTCACGCAGCTGCGTGATGTACGCGCGATAGGCTCCGTCGCGCCGCTCCACCGCCAGGCGCCGGCGCACCGAGGCCTCCACGTCCTCGAAGCTGGGGCTGGCACCTTCGCGGATGCCCGTGAGGCGCACCACGCTGTAGCGCAGGCCGGCGGTGGTGGTGAGCTCGAGCGGCTCCCGCGCCACCGGCTCTTCGCGCGTGAGCGTGAAGGCCAGCTGCGCGATGGTCTCGTTGACCGCCACGTCGGTGCCGCCCGCAGCGCGCCCATCGGCGGCGAAGAAGCCGAGGTCACCGCCGCGCTGGTTGGTCTCGGTGTCCAGGCTCTCGGCCTGCGCCAGCCTGCGGAACACGCGCAGGTCACCGGCGCGCACCTGCGTCAGCAACGCGGCCGCCTGCTCGCGTGACTCCACCAAGATGTGCGAGACGCGGCGCTGCTCGGCGCGCACGAACAGCTCCTGATGCGAGTCGAAGTAGGCGCGGGCGTCTGCGGTGGTGATCTGTGTGGGCCCGTTCAGTTCGTCCACCTGCCGCCGCACCACCGCGGCCACCAGGTGGCGGTCCACCAGGGTGCGCACGGACGCCTTGTCTCCATAGCCCCGCTCGCTGGCAGCGTGCGCCAGCAGCTTGGCGCGGAACAGCTCGCGCGCGTGGGCGACCAGCCGCTCGCGGTCCTCGAACTGGCGGCGCGCAAAAGGTGACCGTCGCTGGATGTCGTCTTCGATCTCGCCGAGCGTGAGCGTGACCTGCCCCAGCCGCGAGAACACCCGGGCCCGCCGCGCCGTGCGGGCCGCGTCGTCCGCCGGTGCCGGCACGGGCTGCGACTCGGTGTCACCCGCGGGCTCCGCAGCCACAGCAGCGGGCGGTGCAGCCCTGCGACCCGCGGCGGGCGCCGTGGGGGCCTGCCCGTGCGCGGCGTCACCCAGCAACGACGCGCCGCCGAGGGAAAGCAGCAGCGAGAGCGTGGTGAGCGCCCGGCGAACGGTCTTCCTGCGCACCATGGTCAGTTGACGCCGATAGCGATGCCGCCACCCACGTAGATGCCGCTGAAGATGTCGAAGCCCACGTCGGCGCGGATGACCAGCTGGTGGATGGGCTTGATGCGCAACGAGATCTGCGGCGCCAAGCGGAACCACAGGTTGGGCACGCTGCCGCCGTCGAACCATTGGCGGGCGATGACGCCGTAGTGCGCGCCCTCTTCGCCGTCTTCGTTGGTGATGGGCTCGTTGCCTGGATCGCCCATGGCCCCCTGGCAGTAGCCGGCGATGCCGAGGCCATTGGAGCGCGCGAAGTCGATGCTGTCGCCGGGCTGAGCGCCGCCCGGCCCGCCCCCGACCACGGGCGTGGTGCAAGCCGCGAAGCCGCCGTTCTCACTGGGGTATGCCTCGGTGCGGATCATGTCACCGAACACGTAGCCCACGCCCAAGCCCAAGCCGTACTCGAGCCCGATGTAGTCGTTGAACATGGTGCTCCACAGGAAGGTGGTGCCCACGAGAACGGCGCGCAGGTTGCTGTCGATGATCTCCACGTCGTCGGGCGGATCGCCGTTGGCGAGGAAGGGACCGACCGTGGTGAAGTCCGCGTACCAGGCGCTGGCGATGATCTCGAACGAGTCGCGGCGAATGGTGAGCTCGATGCCGGCCTGCGGGTTGGCCACCGAGGGGGCCTCCTGCACGAAGAGCTCGATCATGCCGGCGGGGATGAAGTGATGGCGATAGAAGCCACCCAGGAAGTAGTAGCGCTTGTTCGGGTCTTCGTACGGGTCCGTGCCGCGGCGCACGGTCTCGACGCCGTAGGCCTGCTCGGTGAGGACCTGCTCGTCCGAGATGATGCCGCTCTGCGTGACGTCGGCGGTGTCCACGCTGCCGTCGGGCCGACGCGTGGTCTCGGTGGGCGCAAACGGCGTGGTGCCGTCACCCGTGTCGCCCTCACCTGCAGGCGGCGGCGGAGGAGGGGTGGCGGGGTCCGAGGGGCCCGCTTCGGGGGAAGCCGGATCCGTGCCCGGGGGTTCGCCCGCGGCGGCCTGCGCGCTCACACCGAGCGGGGTGGCGGCGACGCCCAAGACGCACAAGACGAGTGAGATCCACGAGCGGTACTGCGACATTGGTCCTCCGAGCCCTGCAGCGTGGCAGGAGCGCGATCAGTCAAGAGTGACGGCAACTGGCCGGAGTGTAGCGCGTCACGGGAAAAGCATCACCTCACGCGCGATGTCTTGCCACCAATCGGTGCCACCGCCCAGCTCGATGACCAAGATGGCCTCCGCCGCCGCCTGGTCGGGGCGCAGGCCGTCCGCCACCAGCCAGGCGTGCACGGTCTCGAACAGCTGCACGCGCGTGGCGAGCTCCGCGCGGAAGTTGGCGAAGGGGAACTCGTCGATCCAGTGCATGGCCCAGATCTGGTCCAGCACGAAGTCCACGAGCATGGTCAGTGGCTCCTGCACAGCCGTGGAGCGGGCGGTGCCGCGCTCGAACGCGTCGCGCCAGGGCGGCGGTGCAGCACCGGGCCTCCGGGTCGCGCCGTCTGCCTCGGGCTCGCAGTGCGCCAGGATCGCGCTGGCCAGGAGACGCATGACGTGCTCGAGCCGGGTCTGACCCGAGAGCCCGCGCAGCTGCCTGGCCAACGCGGGCCAGCTGCCCTTTTGCAGCGGGGGAAACGACACGGGATGCAGCGCCAGCCGGATCTCGGCCACACTCGCGGCGCGTTCGACGGCGGTCATGAGCGCGCGCTCCTGCTCGCGGTACGCGGCGAAGGGCAGCGTCTCGCCGGCAGCGATGGGCACCTTGCGACCCACGCGCGCCACCGGGGCGAGCTTTCCGCGCTGCGTCACTGCGGGGAGCGCGTCGGCCACGGTCAGCACGGGGCGCTCACCCAGGGTGCGGCACGGGCACTTGTGCTCGGTGGTCACGCGCCCGCCCTCGGGCGTGGCGGTCAGGCTGATGGGGAACTGCTTGCACGCCAGCGGCTTGAGCAGCCCACCGAGCGGCTCGTGCACAGCACAACGGCCCTCTTCGAGGAAGATGCAGGTGCCCGAGCCGGCGCGCATGACCAGCACGTGAACGTCGTCGCGCGGGTCGTGCGCCACGATGCCGTCGTGCAGCACCCGCAGGCGGGCGCGCTCCGACAGGCGAATGGGCCCGATGGCGTGGATGTCGGTGCAGCACAAGCCGTCGCCGAAGCAGGCGTAGCGCGCGCCCTCGCGCACGCGCACGGGCTCACACAGGGCACCGTCGAGGCTGGGGAGGGGGAAGAATGACATGGTTCAGCGTCCGCACGGCGGACCACGAGGCTCAGGGAGCGTACCCCAGCACCAGCGCGCGGGAGAGCAGATAGAACCCGTCGATCATGACGAACAGCAGCAGCTTGAACGGCAGCGAGACCGTGGTGGGCGACATCATGTGCATGCCCAGCGCCAGCAGGATGTTGGCGATGACCATGTCGACGATCAGGAACGGCAGGAAGATGAGGAAGCCGATCTGGAACGCCTCGGCCAGCTCCGTGACCACGAACGCGGGCAAGACCACCAGCAGGTCGTCGGGCTGCACCGCGTCTCGGTCCCCAGGGTCTCGCGCGCGCCGCGCCAAGTCGAAGAAGAGCACGCGCTCGCGCTCGCCCGCGTTGTGCGTGAGGAAGGCCACCAGCGGCGCGCTCCCCAAGGTGACGGCCTCGAAGACCGCATCCAGGCTCTCGCCCTCGAGCGGAGCCTGACGGTCCACGCGCACCATGGCTGGAGCGGCCGCGTCCACCACGCGCGAGAACACGGGCGCCATGACGTAGAGCGAGAGCACGGCCGCGAGGGCCGAGAGGATCATGCCCGAGGGCACTTGGCCTGCGCCGAGCGCGTTGCGCAGCAGCGAAAAGACCACCGACATCTTGGTGAAGCTGGTCATGGTCATGAACGCGAACGGCAGCAGCGTGAGCGCCACGAGCGCCACCATGGAGACCACCGGCTGACCCGCGAACGAGCCAGCCTCGGGCGCCGCGCTGGGCTGCGCCAACACGCTGCTGGTCCACCCGAGCGTCCCGAGCGCGAGTGCGGTGGCGATGGGCCAGAGGCGATGTCGCATGGTGTGCGATGATGAAGGCGCGCGGAGCACAGTCAACCCGAGCCCGGCCCGCCGGCGCGGGTATAGGAAGCAGCGCGCAGCCGTGATAGGGATCCCACGTGCCTGACGCCAGCAAGGACTACGCACCCGGCCTCAACGAGCGGCTGGGGGGCTACGACTCCGTGATGGGGCTGCGCTTCGTGCGCGCCACGCTCGATGAGATCGTCGCCGAGATGCCCATCACACCCCAGCACCACCAGCCGTACGGCCTGGTGCACGGCGGCGTCTATGCCGGCATCGTGGAGACGCTGTGCAGCGTCGGCGCTGCGCTGAACGCGCTGGCGACGGGGCGCTCGGCCGTGGGGCTCGAGAACTCCACGTCGTTCGTGCGCGCCGCCCGTGAGGGGACGCTGCACGCGCGCGCCGTGCCGCTCATTCGCGGCCGACGCACGCAGGTGTGGGAGGCACGCATCGAAGACGGCGAAGGCAACCTCCTGGCCCACGGCAAGGTGCGCATGCTGTGCCTCGAGTCCGGAGCCGCCATGGCCGGCGAGCCCGTGCATGCGGAGAAACCCGCGCTCACGAACCCGAGCTCCCCTTCGGGCTGAGCCACTCACGCGATGACCGCCCTCCCCCCCGTCACCGCTGCCCCCGACGAGCTGGTCGGGACGTTGCTCGGCCAGCGCTTCCGCATCGAAGCGCTGCTGGGGTCGGGAGGCATGGCGCACGTCTACCGCGCGCTCGATGAGAGCACCGGCGAGCACGTGGCCTTCAAGCTGCTGAAGGACGCCATCGCCGACAACGCCGAGGCCGCCGCGCGCCTGCGCCGTGAGGCCGAGCTGCTGTCGCGCTTCGCGCACCCCGCCATCGTGGGCATCGAGCACGTGG from Sandaracinaceae bacterium encodes the following:
- a CDS encoding peptidyl-prolyl cis-trans isomerase, whose protein sequence is MVRRKTVRRALTTLSLLLSLGGASLLGDAAHGQAPTAPAAGRRAAPPAAVAAEPAGDTESQPVPAPADDAARTARRARVFSRLGQVTLTLGEIEDDIQRRSPFARRQFEDRERLVAHARELFRAKLLAHAASERGYGDKASVRTLVDRHLVAAVVRRQVDELNGPTQITTADARAYFDSHQELFVRAEQRRVSHILVESREQAAALLTQVRAGDLRVFRRLAQAESLDTETNQRGGDLGFFAADGRAAGGTDVAVNETIAQLAFTLTREEPVAREPLELTTTAGLRYSVVRLTGIREGASPSFEDVEASVRRRLAVERRDGAYRAYITQLRERHQVQMQPLEVLRAITLPPPPMPSHQHRGAETETEAERAAEGAAHMAP
- a CDS encoding YkgJ family cysteine cluster protein codes for the protein MSFFPLPSLDGALCEPVRVREGARYACFGDGLCCTDIHAIGPIRLSERARLRVLHDGIVAHDPRDDVHVLVMRAGSGTCIFLEEGRCAVHEPLGGLLKPLACKQFPISLTATPEGGRVTTEHKCPCRTLGERPVLTVADALPAVTQRGKLAPVARVGRKVPIAAGETLPFAAYREQERALMTAVERAASVAEIRLALHPVSFPPLQKGSWPALARQLRGLSGQTRLEHVMRLLASAILAHCEPEADGATRRPGAAPPPWRDAFERGTARSTAVQEPLTMLVDFVLDQIWAMHWIDEFPFANFRAELATRVQLFETVHAWLVADGLRPDQAAAEAILVIELGGGTDWWQDIAREVMLFP
- the sctR gene encoding type III secretion system export apparatus subunit SctR, translated to MVALVALTLLPFAFMTMTSFTKMSVVFSLLRNALGAGQVPSGMILSALAAVLSLYVMAPVFSRVVDAAAPAMVRVDRQAPLEGESLDAVFEAVTLGSAPLVAFLTHNAGERERVLFFDLARRARDPGDRDAVQPDDLLVVLPAFVVTELAEAFQIGFLIFLPFLIVDMVIANILLALGMHMMSPTTVSLPFKLLLFVMIDGFYLLSRALVLGYAP
- a CDS encoding PaaI family thioesterase; the encoded protein is MGLRFVRATLDEIVAEMPITPQHHQPYGLVHGGVYAGIVETLCSVGAALNALATGRSAVGLENSTSFVRAAREGTLHARAVPLIRGRRTQVWEARIEDGEGNLLAHGKVRMLCLESGAAMAGEPVHAEKPALTNPSSPSG